The Danio aesculapii chromosome 11, fDanAes4.1, whole genome shotgun sequence region tatttgaacaatgacagctccctatattgtttactactACTCTGAAATAGTATGCAAGTATGGCTTTATAATAAGTGTAATCcctgcacgccgccggccaaaCACTAAGAAGAGTCGCTTTAGGACAGCATGTGAGAGAGGGTTGTGCTGTCATCTTTACGGTGCGAGCGttcgtgtttcaggaggcgtggctttggacggcaggggagggactgtgtttcaaagatattatgctaaccggttagcattgtggcagattTCCTACTACACCTTTAACTTGAGTGTAGCTTCAATGTTACGTAGCCTCGCCACAGCTCTGtggtaaacagcacttggaatttttttgattttaattaaaatttcagaGCAAGGCAAATATTTTAGCCTtcgactgtaaaaaaaaaagcaccacaCGATCACACAATCACACACGTTTAACTCTATCTACTCATATGAAAGATCTTCTTGAACACTCTTTTGAAGTTTTCATTGCACAGCGGGTAAATGAAGGGATTGAGCGTGGAGTTGATGTAACCCAGCCAGATGGTGAACATGTGGAGCTCGTGATGGACGCAGGTTTCGCACAGAGCCATGACCATGAACGTGATGAAATACGGGATCCAGCAAACCATGAAGACGCCGATGATAAACCCCAGCTGCCGCGCCGCTTTCCTCTCCTTGCGGATGCGCATGCTGTGAATGCTCTGCTTGGACTGTTCGCAAAGTTTCTGCCATGATTGTTTCGCAGGCAATGCATTGGAGGCGTCCAGCGGAGGGCTGTTTTCGGCCCACGGAGACGGCGGGGACGGTGGCGTACACAGAACTGCGGTGTAATTATGAATATCTACAGTCGGCGCGCTCTCGCAAATGTTCCCCACAGAATTGGGCACCAACACATTACAGTCGCTAACGTTTATAAACGTTTGGGGTTGCGCGGTATTCTCCGACTGCAGAAATGCCAGTGATAAAGATGGCCGCCCTTCTGCGACCGTTTCCCCGTCATCGCTTTGAAAGGAAATCTCAGAGTCTTGTGCGCTTTTCCTCATGCGTTTGGAAAGATTAAAAATGGCCTTTTTCTTATAACACATCTTCCTCTTTGGCTCAGATGTAACGTCTTCGGTGTTTTCTCGTGAGTTGTAAGGCTGCTCCAGACTGTATTGATCCAGCAATCCTTCGTTTTGAGAATAGGCGTTTAACCCCAAACTCTCCTTCTCGGAGGAGGCCTTCGTTATTTGTAGCTGCAATCCATTAGTTAGCGTATCCGTTGCTTCTGTTTTTAACGCAGGACCTGCATAGTTCTCCCACTCTCTGTAATGATCTCTCACTGCGATGAAGATCTGCGAGTAAAACACGAGCATTAGGAATGAAGGGATGTAGAAGTTGAGTATAGCGGTTAGCACTTTAAACCACGTCACAAAGCGGAAATCAGTATCGCATTGGTTTTCCAACTCCGTCTTCTTATCGACGCTAGCAAACATTCGCCATCCCAAAATAGGAATAGTCCAAGTCATAGACAGGAGCCATGCACTGCATATCAACAGTGTCGCTCGTCCTCGTGTGCGATATTTCAGATACTGTAACGGATGTCGAACAGAGCGATATCTATCCAAGCAAAGAATGAACAAGCTAAATATTGAAGCCGTGCTCGCCACATAGTCCATAACCAACCAAAACTGGCAGACAACGTGCCCCAGTTTCCACTGGTCCTCCAAAAGGTACACCAAATTCAGCGGCATCACGGTCGCGCCAACAATGAGGTCCGCTATTGAGAGGCTGACGATGTACAAATTCCCGACGGTATGCAGCGTACGCTCCTTTCTGACGGCGAATAACACCAGCAGGTTCATGATGACAGTGAGGAGAGACAACATCCCGAGGAAAATGCCCAGCACTGCGTTGTTGATGTGATGGTGGAGAGGTGCGGACGGGATCAGGAGAGTCGTGTTGTCGATTCTCTTGAACTGGCTGTTTGCGGTGGTGAGTATTGTAGTCGTCTCCATTGGGCGCTCCAAGGTGTCACATGATGTCAAAGTTGTTAGAAAGCACATAGTCACGTTGGGTTTTATAAGTCATATCCGGATGACGGCGCTTCTAAAAGAGAGGACCAAAGACAAGATGTGACTGTGGTggttttacagttgctatggtaacacaacaactacagtgattgatctgttgtggtgattctacagttgctatggtaatacgaCAACTACagcgattgatctgttgtggtgattctaaagttgctatggtaaca contains the following coding sequences:
- the hrh1 gene encoding histamine H1 receptor, which translates into the protein MCFLTTLTSCDTLERPMETTTILTTANSQFKRIDNTTLLIPSAPLHHHINNAVLGIFLGMLSLLTVIMNLLVLFAVRKERTLHTVGNLYIVSLSIADLIVGATVMPLNLVYLLEDQWKLGHVVCQFWLVMDYVASTASIFSLFILCLDRYRSVRHPLQYLKYRTRGRATLLICSAWLLSMTWTIPILGWRMFASVDKKTELENQCDTDFRFVTWFKVLTAILNFYIPSFLMLVFYSQIFIAVRDHYREWENYAGPALKTEATDTLTNGLQLQITKASSEKESLGLNAYSQNEGLLDQYSLEQPYNSRENTEDVTSEPKRKMCYKKKAIFNLSKRMRKSAQDSEISFQSDDGETVAEGRPSLSLAFLQSENTAQPQTFINVSDCNVLVPNSVGNICESAPTVDIHNYTAVLCTPPSPPSPWAENSPPLDASNALPAKQSWQKLCEQSKQSIHSMRIRKERKAARQLGFIIGVFMVCWIPYFITFMVMALCETCVHHELHMFTIWLGYINSTLNPFIYPLCNENFKRVFKKIFHMSR